In the genome of Rhodamnia argentea isolate NSW1041297 chromosome 3, ASM2092103v1, whole genome shotgun sequence, one region contains:
- the LOC115729340 gene encoding putative ABC transporter C family member 15 isoform X2 translates to MSRILQGLWTAWPEMNSPCLREQVSISFQLCFLGILLLVSLRKLGRFLGKRSNAADQAADRHMIGKKSSIIYRSSIVCTAIVLGTHLLMLLMSVYGDNATCRSKTQAFSSEIMQVVSWAVTLIVLYKIPEKKCMKFPWILRAWWMCNFLLSIFCTTLDINYVMTYHGHLRTRDFLNFLCLLASMGLFSISVRGKTGIVFSNANGMREPLLTEKVEKHAESRRESPYGKATLLQLITFSWLNPLFAVGIKKPLEQNDVPDVDIKDSAAFLSRSFSDRLKQVKDKGGAKNPSIYRAIFFFIRKKAAINALFAVASAGASYVGPYLIDDFVNFLTDKKSRSLESGYLLALAFLGAKMVETVAQRQWIFGARQLGLRLRAALISHIYKKGLVLSSQSRQSRTSGEIINIMSVDIQRITDFIWYLNVIWMLPIQISLAMYILHTNLGLGYVAALAATSTVMACNIPLTRTQKRYQSKIMEAKDRRMKSTSEVLRNMKTIKLQAWDNQFLNKLESLRRIEYEWLWKSQRLGALSGFIFWGSPTFISIVTFGACMLMGIELTAGRVLAALATFRMLQDPIFGLPDLLNVIAQGKVSADRVASYLQEDEIQQDAIEYIPKNQAQFDVEIVNATFSWNPDLMTPTLSNIELKVKRGMKVAICGTVGSGKSSLLSCILGEIEKLSGQVKISGTKAYVPQSPWILTGNIKDNILFGNPYDPDKYDRTVKSCAMVKDFELFSAGDLTEIGERGINMSGGQKQRIQIARAVYQDADIYLLDDPFSAVDAHTGAQLFADCLMGMLKDKTILYVTHQVEFLPAADLILVMRDGRIAQAGKFEDLLKQNIGFEVLVGAHSEALESILTVENSSRTTQDPTADGESNRDFDPTDELPLRKHDSEHDLSLEISEKEGKLVQDEEREKGSIGKEVYWSYITTVKGGALIPIILMAQSSFQILQVSSNYWMAWVFPPTSDAEPVYKLDIILLVYVLLAVGSALCVLLRAMLVAVAGLWTAQTLFTKMLRSILRAPMAFFDSTPTGRILNRASTDQSVLDMEMPGKLGWCAFSIIQLLGTIAVMSQVAWEVFVIFIPVTAVCIWYQQYYIPTARELARLSGIQRAPILHHFAESLAGAATIRAFDQEDRFSDGNLGLIDNHSRPWFHNVSAMEWLSFRLNLLSNFVFAFSLVLLVSLPEGMINPSIAGLAVTYGINLNVLQASVIWNLCNAENKMISFERIVQYSNLASEAALLIEDSRPPSNWPEMGKICFRNLQIRYAEHLPSVLKNITCTFPGRRKIGVVGRTGSGKSTLIQAIFRIVEPREGSIIIDDVDISKIGLHDLRSRLSIIPQDPTMFEGTVRGNLDPLEQYSDREVWEALEKCQLVDIIRGKEEKLDSTVVENGENWSVGQRQLFCLGRALLKKSSILVLDEATASVDSATDGVIQKVINQEFKNRTVVTIAHRIHTVIDSDLVLVLSDGRIAEFDSPAKLLERENSFFSKLIREYSMRSQCLSSIAHLNS, encoded by the exons A TGTCGCGGATTCTTCAGGGACTTTGGACAGCATGGCCGGAGATGAACTCGCCTTGCCTGAGGGAGCAAGTCAGCATCAGTTTTCAACTCTGCTTCCTTGGAATCCTGCTACTAGTTTCCTTGAGGAAATTAGGGCGCTTCCTAGGAAAAAGGAGCAACGCTGCGGATCAGGCAGCGGACAGACACATGATCGGCAAGAAATCCAGCATAATATACAGATCGAGCATTGTCTGCACAGCGATAGTACTGGGGACGCATCTCTTAATGTTATTGATGTCGGTATATGGTGACAACGCCACATGTCGTTCCAAAACTCAAGCATTTTCATCGGAGATCATGCAAGTAGTATCCTGGGCAGTTACACTCATTGTACTGTACAAGATACCGGAGAAGAAGTGTATGAAGTTCCCATGGATTCTAAGGGCATGGTGGATGTGCAACTTCCTCCTGTCTATCTTTTGCACAACTCTCGACATCAACTATGTAATGACGTACCACGGCCACTTAAGGACACGAGATTTCCTGAACTTCTTGTGTTTGCTAGCCTCCATGGGACTGTTCAGCATTTCCGTTCGCGGGAAGACAGGCATCGTCTTCTCCAATGCCAATGGCATGAGGGAACCGCTTCTTACCGAAAAAGTCGAGAAACATGCAGAATCCAGGAGGGAATCTCCATATGGGAAAGCTACCCTCTTGCAACTCATTACCTTCTCTTGGCTAAACCCATTATTCGCCGTGGGGATCAAGAAGCCCCTCGAGCAAAATGACGTGCCCGATGTAGACATCAAGGACTCTGCAGCATTTCTTTCTCGATCTTTCAGTGACCGCCTAAAGCAAGTCAAGGATAAAGGCGGAGCCAAAAATCCATCCATCTACAGGGCAATCTTCTTTTTCATCAGAAAGAAAGCCGCGATCAATGCGCTTTTCGCAGTCGCAAGTGCTGGAGCATCATATGTTGGCCCATACCTCATAGACGACTTCGTCAATTTCCTAACCGACAAGAAGAGCAGGAGCTTGGAGAGTGGCTATCTTCTAGCGTTAGCCTTCCTAGGTGCGAAAATGGTTGAGACTGTAGCACAGAGGCAATGGATTTTCGGAGCACGCCAGCTAGGCCTTCGGCTTAGGGCTGCTCTGATATCTCATATATACAAGAAGGGACTAGTTCTGTCGAGCCAATCTCGCCAAAGTCGCACCAGTGGAGAGATCATCAACATTATGAGCGTGGATATCCAGAGGATCACAGATTTTATCTGGTACTTAAACGTTATATGGATGCTACCCATACAAATCTCATTAGCCATGTACATTTTGCATActaatttaggtttagggtATGTCGCTGCACTAGCAGCAACATCGACTGTTATGGCTTGCAATATACCGCTAACGAGAACTCAGAAAAGATATCAGTCCAAGATCATGGAAGCAAAAGACAGAAGGATGAAATCCACGTCCGAGGTTCTTCGAAACATGAAAACCATAAAACTTCAAGCTTGGGACAATCAATTTCTCAACAAATTAGAGAGCTTGAGGAGAATAGAGTATGAGTGGTTATGGAAGTCGCAACGACTGGGAGCACTTTCGGGTTTCATCTTCTGGGGTTCCCCAACATTCATATCCATTGTGACTTTCGGCGCGTGTATGCTAATGGGCATTGAACTTACTGCTGGAAGAGTCTTAGCAGCCCTGGCCACTTTCCGAATGTTACAAGATCCCATATTTGGTCTACCAGACTTGCTTAATGTAATTGCACAGGGTAAAGTTTCAGCAGACAGAGTTGCTTCTTACCTGCAAGAAGATGAAATTCAACAGGATGCAATCGAATATATCCCAAAGAATCAAGCACAGTTTGATGTAGAGATTGTTAATGCAACATTCAGCTGGAATCCTGACTTGATGACACCGACTCTGAGCAATATCGAGTTAAAAGTTAAGAGGGGCATGAAAGTGGCGATCTGTGGGACAGTAGGATCAGGGAAGTCGAGCCTTCTGTCATGCATCCTAGGAGAAATAGAGAAGCTCTCTGGCCAAGTGAAAATCAGTGGTACAAAAGCTTACGTTCCACAGTCGCCTTGGATACTGACAGGGAATATAAAGGACAACATTCTCTTTGGAAATCCATATGATCCCGACAAGTATGACAGAACGGTCAAGTCATGTGCTATGGTTAAGGATTTCGAGCTGTTCTCAGCGGGCGATCTCACAGAGATAGGAGAAAGAGGCATAAACATGAGTGGAGGGCAAAAGCAAAGGATACAAATTGCACGCGCAGTTTACCAAGATGCTGATATTTATCTGCTCGATGACCCTTTCAGTGCAGTGGATGCTCATACGGGCGCGCAACTCTTTGCA GATTGCCTGATGGGAATGCTCAAAGACAAGACAATACTCTATGTGACCCACCAAGTCGAATTTCTTCCAGCAGCAGACCTCATTCTG GTCATGCGGGATGGAAGAATAGCACAGGCTGGTAAATTTGAAGATCTCCTGAAACAAAACATTGGATTTGAAGTGTTGGTGGGTGCTCATAGCGAAGCCCTCGAGTCAATACTCACAGTTGAAAATTCAAGCAGAACCACTCAAGACCCAACAGCTGACGGCGAATCCAACAGAGACTTCGATCCTACAGATGAACTTCCACTGAGAAAGCATGACTCTGAGCATGATCTGTCCTTGGAGATATCAGAGAAGGAAGGGAAACTAGTGCAAGACGAAGAACGGGAAAAGGGAAGCATTGGAAAAGAAGTTTATTGGTCCTACATAACAACAGTGAAGGGCGGAGCGCTAATCCCGATAATTCTCATGGCTCAGTCCTCATTTCAGATACTTCAAGTATCCAGTAATTACTGGATGGCATGGGTTTTTCCTCCAACAAGTGATGCTGAACCAGTGTATAAATTGGATATCATCCTGCTTGTTTACGTACTTCTAGCTGTTGGAAGTGCACTCTGCGTACTTCTTCGAGCAATGCTTGTTGCAGTAGCAGGATTATGGACAGCACAGACGCTATTCACAAAAATGCTTCGCAGTATACTGCGGGCTCCAATGGCATTTTTTGACTCAACCCCAACTGGAAGGATCTTAAACCGG GCATCTACTGATCAGAGTGTGCTAGACATGGAAATGCCAGGGAAATTAGGTTGGTGTGCCTTCTCCATAATACAGCTTCTAGGAACAATTGCAGTAATGTCGCAGGTAGCATGGGAAGTATTTGTGATCTTCATCCCAGTGACTGCAGTATGTATATGGTACCAG CAATACTACATTCCAACAGCCAGAGAACTAGCCCGCTTATCAGGGATTCAACGAGCTCCAATTCTACACCACTTTGCAGAATCACTAGCAGGAGCAGCAACAATTCGTGCTTTTGACCAGGAAGATCGATTCAGTGATGGAAATCTGGGGCTTATAGACAACCATTCAAGGCCGTGGTTTCATAATGTGTCGGCAATGGAATGGCTTTCGTTTCGCCTAAATCTTTTGTCTAACTTCGTCTTTGCCTTTTCATTGGTTTTGCTGGTATCCCTCCCAGAAGGAATGATCAatccta GCATAGCAGGGTTGGCTGTAACATACGGAATTAACTTGAATGTACTTCAAGCTTCTGTTATTTGGAATTTATGCAATGCTGAGAACAAAATGATCTCATTTGAGAGAATAGTTCAGTACTCAAACTTGGCAAGTGAAGCAGCTCTTTTAATAGAAGACAGCAGACCTCCAAGCAACTGGCCGGAAATGGGAAAGATCTGCTTCAGAAACTTGCAG ATCCGATATGCTGAACATCTCCCATCTGTCCTCAAAAACATCACCTGTACATTTCCTGGCAGGAGAAAAATTGGTGTAGTAGGAAGGACGGGTAGTGGAAAATCAACCCTAATACAGGCCATCTTTAGGATAGTTGAGCCCAGAGAAGGAAGTATTATCATTGACGATGTTGACATATCGAAAATTGGCCTTCATGACCTTAGATCAAGACTCAGCATCATTCCGCAGGACCCTACAATGTTTGAAGGAACAGTAAGAGGGAACCTCGACCCATTGGAGCAATACTCCGATAGAGAAGTATGGGAG GCTTTAGAGAAATGTCAACTTGTTGATATTATTAGAGGAAAGGAGGAAAAGTTGGATTCCACAG TTGTGGAGAATGGAGAAAACTGGAGTGTGGGCCAAAGGCAGTTATTCTGTCTTGGAAGAGCCTTGCTGAAGAAAAGCAGTATACTTGTACTCGATGAAGCAACGGCGTCAGTTGATTCTGCTACTGACGGCGTGATCCAAAAGGTCATTAACCAAGAATTCAAGAACCGCACCGTGGTGACAATAGCTCACAGAATCCATACCGTCATAGACAGCGACCTTGTTTTGGTTCTTAGTGATG GAAGGATAGCAGAGTTTGACTCACCCGCAAAGTTACTGGAAAGAGAAAATTCATTCTTCTCCAAGCTCATAAGGGAGTACTCCATGAGATCACAGTGTTTAAGCAGCATAGCACACCTAAATAGCTAA
- the LOC115729340 gene encoding putative ABC transporter C family member 15 isoform X1, translating into MVVLGIEPGSRVSRILQGLWTAWPEMNSPCLREQVSISFQLCFLGILLLVSLRKLGRFLGKRSNAADQAADRHMIGKKSSIIYRSSIVCTAIVLGTHLLMLLMSVYGDNATCRSKTQAFSSEIMQVVSWAVTLIVLYKIPEKKCMKFPWILRAWWMCNFLLSIFCTTLDINYVMTYHGHLRTRDFLNFLCLLASMGLFSISVRGKTGIVFSNANGMREPLLTEKVEKHAESRRESPYGKATLLQLITFSWLNPLFAVGIKKPLEQNDVPDVDIKDSAAFLSRSFSDRLKQVKDKGGAKNPSIYRAIFFFIRKKAAINALFAVASAGASYVGPYLIDDFVNFLTDKKSRSLESGYLLALAFLGAKMVETVAQRQWIFGARQLGLRLRAALISHIYKKGLVLSSQSRQSRTSGEIINIMSVDIQRITDFIWYLNVIWMLPIQISLAMYILHTNLGLGYVAALAATSTVMACNIPLTRTQKRYQSKIMEAKDRRMKSTSEVLRNMKTIKLQAWDNQFLNKLESLRRIEYEWLWKSQRLGALSGFIFWGSPTFISIVTFGACMLMGIELTAGRVLAALATFRMLQDPIFGLPDLLNVIAQGKVSADRVASYLQEDEIQQDAIEYIPKNQAQFDVEIVNATFSWNPDLMTPTLSNIELKVKRGMKVAICGTVGSGKSSLLSCILGEIEKLSGQVKISGTKAYVPQSPWILTGNIKDNILFGNPYDPDKYDRTVKSCAMVKDFELFSAGDLTEIGERGINMSGGQKQRIQIARAVYQDADIYLLDDPFSAVDAHTGAQLFADCLMGMLKDKTILYVTHQVEFLPAADLILVMRDGRIAQAGKFEDLLKQNIGFEVLVGAHSEALESILTVENSSRTTQDPTADGESNRDFDPTDELPLRKHDSEHDLSLEISEKEGKLVQDEEREKGSIGKEVYWSYITTVKGGALIPIILMAQSSFQILQVSSNYWMAWVFPPTSDAEPVYKLDIILLVYVLLAVGSALCVLLRAMLVAVAGLWTAQTLFTKMLRSILRAPMAFFDSTPTGRILNRASTDQSVLDMEMPGKLGWCAFSIIQLLGTIAVMSQVAWEVFVIFIPVTAVCIWYQQYYIPTARELARLSGIQRAPILHHFAESLAGAATIRAFDQEDRFSDGNLGLIDNHSRPWFHNVSAMEWLSFRLNLLSNFVFAFSLVLLVSLPEGMINPSIAGLAVTYGINLNVLQASVIWNLCNAENKMISFERIVQYSNLASEAALLIEDSRPPSNWPEMGKICFRNLQIRYAEHLPSVLKNITCTFPGRRKIGVVGRTGSGKSTLIQAIFRIVEPREGSIIIDDVDISKIGLHDLRSRLSIIPQDPTMFEGTVRGNLDPLEQYSDREVWEALEKCQLVDIIRGKEEKLDSTVVENGENWSVGQRQLFCLGRALLKKSSILVLDEATASVDSATDGVIQKVINQEFKNRTVVTIAHRIHTVIDSDLVLVLSDGRIAEFDSPAKLLERENSFFSKLIREYSMRSQCLSSIAHLNS; encoded by the exons ATGGTTGTCCTagggatcgaacccgggtctCGCG TGTCGCGGATTCTTCAGGGACTTTGGACAGCATGGCCGGAGATGAACTCGCCTTGCCTGAGGGAGCAAGTCAGCATCAGTTTTCAACTCTGCTTCCTTGGAATCCTGCTACTAGTTTCCTTGAGGAAATTAGGGCGCTTCCTAGGAAAAAGGAGCAACGCTGCGGATCAGGCAGCGGACAGACACATGATCGGCAAGAAATCCAGCATAATATACAGATCGAGCATTGTCTGCACAGCGATAGTACTGGGGACGCATCTCTTAATGTTATTGATGTCGGTATATGGTGACAACGCCACATGTCGTTCCAAAACTCAAGCATTTTCATCGGAGATCATGCAAGTAGTATCCTGGGCAGTTACACTCATTGTACTGTACAAGATACCGGAGAAGAAGTGTATGAAGTTCCCATGGATTCTAAGGGCATGGTGGATGTGCAACTTCCTCCTGTCTATCTTTTGCACAACTCTCGACATCAACTATGTAATGACGTACCACGGCCACTTAAGGACACGAGATTTCCTGAACTTCTTGTGTTTGCTAGCCTCCATGGGACTGTTCAGCATTTCCGTTCGCGGGAAGACAGGCATCGTCTTCTCCAATGCCAATGGCATGAGGGAACCGCTTCTTACCGAAAAAGTCGAGAAACATGCAGAATCCAGGAGGGAATCTCCATATGGGAAAGCTACCCTCTTGCAACTCATTACCTTCTCTTGGCTAAACCCATTATTCGCCGTGGGGATCAAGAAGCCCCTCGAGCAAAATGACGTGCCCGATGTAGACATCAAGGACTCTGCAGCATTTCTTTCTCGATCTTTCAGTGACCGCCTAAAGCAAGTCAAGGATAAAGGCGGAGCCAAAAATCCATCCATCTACAGGGCAATCTTCTTTTTCATCAGAAAGAAAGCCGCGATCAATGCGCTTTTCGCAGTCGCAAGTGCTGGAGCATCATATGTTGGCCCATACCTCATAGACGACTTCGTCAATTTCCTAACCGACAAGAAGAGCAGGAGCTTGGAGAGTGGCTATCTTCTAGCGTTAGCCTTCCTAGGTGCGAAAATGGTTGAGACTGTAGCACAGAGGCAATGGATTTTCGGAGCACGCCAGCTAGGCCTTCGGCTTAGGGCTGCTCTGATATCTCATATATACAAGAAGGGACTAGTTCTGTCGAGCCAATCTCGCCAAAGTCGCACCAGTGGAGAGATCATCAACATTATGAGCGTGGATATCCAGAGGATCACAGATTTTATCTGGTACTTAAACGTTATATGGATGCTACCCATACAAATCTCATTAGCCATGTACATTTTGCATActaatttaggtttagggtATGTCGCTGCACTAGCAGCAACATCGACTGTTATGGCTTGCAATATACCGCTAACGAGAACTCAGAAAAGATATCAGTCCAAGATCATGGAAGCAAAAGACAGAAGGATGAAATCCACGTCCGAGGTTCTTCGAAACATGAAAACCATAAAACTTCAAGCTTGGGACAATCAATTTCTCAACAAATTAGAGAGCTTGAGGAGAATAGAGTATGAGTGGTTATGGAAGTCGCAACGACTGGGAGCACTTTCGGGTTTCATCTTCTGGGGTTCCCCAACATTCATATCCATTGTGACTTTCGGCGCGTGTATGCTAATGGGCATTGAACTTACTGCTGGAAGAGTCTTAGCAGCCCTGGCCACTTTCCGAATGTTACAAGATCCCATATTTGGTCTACCAGACTTGCTTAATGTAATTGCACAGGGTAAAGTTTCAGCAGACAGAGTTGCTTCTTACCTGCAAGAAGATGAAATTCAACAGGATGCAATCGAATATATCCCAAAGAATCAAGCACAGTTTGATGTAGAGATTGTTAATGCAACATTCAGCTGGAATCCTGACTTGATGACACCGACTCTGAGCAATATCGAGTTAAAAGTTAAGAGGGGCATGAAAGTGGCGATCTGTGGGACAGTAGGATCAGGGAAGTCGAGCCTTCTGTCATGCATCCTAGGAGAAATAGAGAAGCTCTCTGGCCAAGTGAAAATCAGTGGTACAAAAGCTTACGTTCCACAGTCGCCTTGGATACTGACAGGGAATATAAAGGACAACATTCTCTTTGGAAATCCATATGATCCCGACAAGTATGACAGAACGGTCAAGTCATGTGCTATGGTTAAGGATTTCGAGCTGTTCTCAGCGGGCGATCTCACAGAGATAGGAGAAAGAGGCATAAACATGAGTGGAGGGCAAAAGCAAAGGATACAAATTGCACGCGCAGTTTACCAAGATGCTGATATTTATCTGCTCGATGACCCTTTCAGTGCAGTGGATGCTCATACGGGCGCGCAACTCTTTGCA GATTGCCTGATGGGAATGCTCAAAGACAAGACAATACTCTATGTGACCCACCAAGTCGAATTTCTTCCAGCAGCAGACCTCATTCTG GTCATGCGGGATGGAAGAATAGCACAGGCTGGTAAATTTGAAGATCTCCTGAAACAAAACATTGGATTTGAAGTGTTGGTGGGTGCTCATAGCGAAGCCCTCGAGTCAATACTCACAGTTGAAAATTCAAGCAGAACCACTCAAGACCCAACAGCTGACGGCGAATCCAACAGAGACTTCGATCCTACAGATGAACTTCCACTGAGAAAGCATGACTCTGAGCATGATCTGTCCTTGGAGATATCAGAGAAGGAAGGGAAACTAGTGCAAGACGAAGAACGGGAAAAGGGAAGCATTGGAAAAGAAGTTTATTGGTCCTACATAACAACAGTGAAGGGCGGAGCGCTAATCCCGATAATTCTCATGGCTCAGTCCTCATTTCAGATACTTCAAGTATCCAGTAATTACTGGATGGCATGGGTTTTTCCTCCAACAAGTGATGCTGAACCAGTGTATAAATTGGATATCATCCTGCTTGTTTACGTACTTCTAGCTGTTGGAAGTGCACTCTGCGTACTTCTTCGAGCAATGCTTGTTGCAGTAGCAGGATTATGGACAGCACAGACGCTATTCACAAAAATGCTTCGCAGTATACTGCGGGCTCCAATGGCATTTTTTGACTCAACCCCAACTGGAAGGATCTTAAACCGG GCATCTACTGATCAGAGTGTGCTAGACATGGAAATGCCAGGGAAATTAGGTTGGTGTGCCTTCTCCATAATACAGCTTCTAGGAACAATTGCAGTAATGTCGCAGGTAGCATGGGAAGTATTTGTGATCTTCATCCCAGTGACTGCAGTATGTATATGGTACCAG CAATACTACATTCCAACAGCCAGAGAACTAGCCCGCTTATCAGGGATTCAACGAGCTCCAATTCTACACCACTTTGCAGAATCACTAGCAGGAGCAGCAACAATTCGTGCTTTTGACCAGGAAGATCGATTCAGTGATGGAAATCTGGGGCTTATAGACAACCATTCAAGGCCGTGGTTTCATAATGTGTCGGCAATGGAATGGCTTTCGTTTCGCCTAAATCTTTTGTCTAACTTCGTCTTTGCCTTTTCATTGGTTTTGCTGGTATCCCTCCCAGAAGGAATGATCAatccta GCATAGCAGGGTTGGCTGTAACATACGGAATTAACTTGAATGTACTTCAAGCTTCTGTTATTTGGAATTTATGCAATGCTGAGAACAAAATGATCTCATTTGAGAGAATAGTTCAGTACTCAAACTTGGCAAGTGAAGCAGCTCTTTTAATAGAAGACAGCAGACCTCCAAGCAACTGGCCGGAAATGGGAAAGATCTGCTTCAGAAACTTGCAG ATCCGATATGCTGAACATCTCCCATCTGTCCTCAAAAACATCACCTGTACATTTCCTGGCAGGAGAAAAATTGGTGTAGTAGGAAGGACGGGTAGTGGAAAATCAACCCTAATACAGGCCATCTTTAGGATAGTTGAGCCCAGAGAAGGAAGTATTATCATTGACGATGTTGACATATCGAAAATTGGCCTTCATGACCTTAGATCAAGACTCAGCATCATTCCGCAGGACCCTACAATGTTTGAAGGAACAGTAAGAGGGAACCTCGACCCATTGGAGCAATACTCCGATAGAGAAGTATGGGAG GCTTTAGAGAAATGTCAACTTGTTGATATTATTAGAGGAAAGGAGGAAAAGTTGGATTCCACAG TTGTGGAGAATGGAGAAAACTGGAGTGTGGGCCAAAGGCAGTTATTCTGTCTTGGAAGAGCCTTGCTGAAGAAAAGCAGTATACTTGTACTCGATGAAGCAACGGCGTCAGTTGATTCTGCTACTGACGGCGTGATCCAAAAGGTCATTAACCAAGAATTCAAGAACCGCACCGTGGTGACAATAGCTCACAGAATCCATACCGTCATAGACAGCGACCTTGTTTTGGTTCTTAGTGATG GAAGGATAGCAGAGTTTGACTCACCCGCAAAGTTACTGGAAAGAGAAAATTCATTCTTCTCCAAGCTCATAAGGGAGTACTCCATGAGATCACAGTGTTTAAGCAGCATAGCACACCTAAATAGCTAA